In Dermacentor silvarum isolate Dsil-2018 unplaced genomic scaffold, BIME_Dsil_1.4 Seq815, whole genome shotgun sequence, a single genomic region encodes these proteins:
- the LOC119435661 gene encoding aquaporin-10, which translates to MKPNAVTRAWRRVSGCCIEKPLARQALAEMVGTLVLTLVGDCVLASLAVFQLGSTGLAAGPLGWGLAVFLGVLVAGGVSGAHLNPAVTVAMATVGKLAWCKVLAYVAAQYVGAFLASCLVYLVYVDGLVQIDANLTTVYGINATAPVFSCFPAPGVSTLTCLLDQIVSTAVLLVGICAITDTRNMEVSRGQQPLLVGLTVSACMYAFSYNCGNPLNPARDLAPRIFTAMAGWGSAVFSFRAYNWFWVPVVGPHLGAVIGVWVYKLAVDNHWRADDEIDASERKPLLGSPKLI; encoded by the exons ATGAAGCCCAACGCTGTGACCCGCGCTTGGCGACGAGTGTCCGGTTGCTGTATCGAGAAGCCGCTGGCTCGCCAGGCGCTTGCCGAGATGGTGGGCACCCTCGTGCTCACCCTGGTCGGCGACTGTGTCCTCGCCTCGCTCGCGGTCTTCCAGCTGGGCTCCACAGGCCTCGCCGCGGGACCCCTGGGCTGGGGTCTCGCTGTCTTTCTCGGAGTACTGGTCGCGGGAGGCGTGTCCGGTGCCCACTTGAACCCGGCCGTCACGGTCGCCATGGCTACCGTCGGCAAGCTTGCCTGGTGTAAGGTACTTGCGTACGTGGCAGCGCAGTACGTGGGTGCTTTCTTGGCTTCCTGCCTCGTTTACCTCGTGTACGTCGATGGTCTTGTTCAG ATTGACGCCAACCTCACGACTGTATACGGCATCAACGCCACAGCTCCGGTGTTCTCCTGCTTCCCTGCGCCCGGGGTCTCAACACTTACGTGCCTCCTGGATCAAATCGTCAGCACGGCAGTGCTGCTGGTTGGAATCTGTGCCATCACGGATACCCGTAACATGGAGGTGTCTCGCGGCCAGCAGCCCCTCCTCGTAGGCCTTACCGTCTCCGCCTGCATGTACGCCTTCTCGTACAACTGCGGAAACCCCCTCAACCCAGCTCGAGATCTTGCCCCAAGGATCTTTACGGCCATGGCAGGCTGGGGCTCCGCAGTGTTCTCCTTCCGTGCCTACAACTGGTTTTGGGTACCTGTGGTCGGCCCGCACCTTGGTGCCGTCATCGGAGTCTGGGTCTACAAACTCGCCGTCGACAACCACTGGCGCGCCGATGATGAAATAGACGCATCCGAAAGAAAACCGCTGCTCGGCAGTCCTAAACTGATCTAA